In the Acropora muricata isolate sample 2 chromosome 10, ASM3666990v1, whole genome shotgun sequence genome, one interval contains:
- the LOC136887902 gene encoding queuine tRNA-ribosyltransferase accessory subunit 2-like, which yields MNFTVRKKLAKCRTGILKVGIKEIETPGCSLYTRSGAVPHLTSDVLRTIADLPSAVHLSVQATIDHPGVETTKKVRGCGIKKFLGLEEFITYLSIQDPTQELREGYNEQKCVSVFTPGGRRKIDVNQFITMLEVFQPDIAECLCDTVLASKQTEKRIRKSVDRTLIFLDQCLEEMAKKALASCNLLGVIEGSSSEKERIRSARETSQRPVAGFVLEGFTSSQCNWNDLLQKTVEVLPIEKPRLIHGIGTPEEVLMAVESGIDLFDSSYPCLVAERGCALNINLSRKRLKPEINYSPPLQQEEETENKSLQDNRNHSSHEDEEDKGSVYEIDVSHSRFSCDLSPIVNGCTCYSCRNHTRAYVHHLLQTKEMLATVLLMLHNLHEYCQFFSHIRWSIEQGRFEEFKEIVARSNFVS from the exons ATGAATTTTACAGTTCGTAAAAAACTTGCAAAATGCCGTACTGGAATTCTAAAAGTAGGAATTAAGGAAATTGAGACTCCAGGATGTTCATTGTACACACGAAGCGGCGCAGTTCCTCATCTCACTTCTGATGTATTGCGAACGATTGCCGATCTTCCATCGGCAGTCCATTTGTCTGTCCAAGCCAC AATCGATCACCCTGGAGTGGAGACGACGAAGAAAGTAAGAGGCTGTGGAATCAAGAAATTCCTTGGTCTGGAG GAGTTTATAACCTATTTATCAATACAAGATCCTACTCAAGAGCTGCGGGAAGGGTACAATGAACAGAAGTGCGTGTCAGTATTCACTCCAGGTGGCCGGAGAAAG ATAGATGTTAATCAGTTTATAACAATGCTTGAAGTATTCCAGCCTGATATTGCAGAATGTCTCTGTGATACAGTTCTGGCTTCCAAGCAGACCGAAAAGAGAATTCGCAAATCTGTTGACCGGACATTAATATTTCTTGACCAGTGTCTTGAAGAGATGGCTAAAAAG GCATTGGCTTCTTGCAATTTACTTGGAGTCATTGAAGGATCCAGTTCAGAGAAGGAAAGAATTCGATCAGCCAGAGAAACTTCCCAAAGACCTGTTGCAG GATTTGTCCTGGAAGGTTTTACTTCAAGTCAGTGCAACTGGAATGATTTGTTGCAGAAAACAGTG GAGGTGTTACCGATTGAGAAACCTCGCTTAATCCATGGAATAGGAACTCCTG AGGAAGTGCTCATGGCTGTTGAGAGTGGAATCGACCTATTTGATTCATc ATACCCATGTTTAGTTGCCGAGCGTGGGTGTGCGTTAAATATAAATTTGAGCAGAAAAAGATTGAAACCTGAGATTAATTATTCACCACCACTTCAACAAGAAGaggaaacagaaaacaaaagtttACAGGATAACAGGAATCATTCCTCGCACGAAGACGAGGAAGATAAGGGATCAGTGTATGAGATCGATGTCAGTCATTCCAG GTTTAGTTGTGATCTCTCCCCAATCGTGAATGGCTGTACATGTTACAGCTGCAGAAATCATACGCGGGCGTATGTTCACCACTTGCTTCAAACCAAGGAGATGCTTGCGACAGTTCTGTTAATGTT GCACAATTTACACGAATACTGCCAGTTCTTCTCACATATTCGGTGGTCAATTGAGCAGGGTCGTTTTGAAGAATTCAAGGAGATCGTCGCGAGAAGCAATTTTGTCTCTTGA